In Chlorobiota bacterium, the sequence CAATGTCGTGCGCCATTGTGTATTGGGGAAATAAGTATCATAAATTCCATGAATTATTTATTCCCTACGGTGCTGTTGTGGATATTCGCAACCTGAAAGAACAACCTATTGGCATATTAAAAGAAATTCCGCAACCTTCGTTGCTTGAACAATTATCGTAACCCATACACTGGCCGCAGATTCCTTATGACCACACCAACAAAAACCGTCAACGTGCTGACGCTTGGGTGCTCCAAGAACACCGTTGATTCCGAAACCTTGATGGGGCTTCTGCGGAAGAACAACATCACACTTGCCGACGAAGCCGATGGCGCCGATGCCGTCATCATCAACACCTGCGGGTTTATTGATGTGGCCAAGGAAGAATCGGTCAACACCATTCTGCAGGCCGCAGCAATGAAACGCGAAGGGCGGATCGGCAAGCTGTACGTTGCCGGCTGCTTGTCGCAGCGGTACATGGATGATTTGGAGGAGGAAATCCCGGAGGTTGATGCGTACTTCGGTGTCACCGATTTCACGAACATCCTTCGGACCATCAGCCCCAATCTGAAATATGATCTTATCAGCGACCGCTACGTCCCCCCGGGCACACGCTCGGCATATCTAAAAATCTCCGAAGGCTGCAATAACCCATGCTCGTTTTGTGCTATCCCCCTGATGCGCGGCGGGCATGGATCGCGCCCAATGGAAGAAATTTTGATTGAAGCCAACCACCTGGCAATGAACGGCGTGCGGGAGCTGGTGGTGGTTGCGCAGGACTCCACCTACTACGGCCTTGACCTGTACGGCGAACGCCGGCTTGCCACGCTGCTGGAAAAACTTGCCCAAGTTCGCGGCATTGAATGGATCCGGCTGATGTACGCCTATCCCTCCCGCTTCCCGTTGGATATCCTTCCGGTGATTGCAAGCCAGCCAACAATCTGCAAGTACATTGATATGCCGGTCCAGCACGTTGCGGACCCCGTGCTGAAATCTATGCGCCGTGGCCACACCCGCAGGGCATTGCGGGAGCTTATCGGGAAGATTCGCCAAGCTGTTCCAGGCATCACACTCCGCACAACCCTCATTATTGGATACCCCAACGAAGGGGAAACGGAGTTCCAGGAGCTGCTGGATTTTGTTGCCGAAACGGAGTTCGACCGGCTTGGCGTGTTTGCCTACTCGCAGGAAGAAAACACCACCGCGCACCCGCTTGGCGACCCAATCCCAGCCGAGGTGAAGCAGGAACGGATTGACCGCGTGATGCAGCTGCAACGCGAAATCTCGGCCAAGAAAAACGAGTTGCTTGTGGGGAAGCGCGAGCGGGTGTTTGTGGAAAGCGCGACCGAGGGTGAGTATATCTGCCGCAGCGAACGGGATGCCCCGGAAGTTGATGGAGAGGTCTATGTCACCTCCCACTTCCCCTTGCAGCCTGGCGATTTTGTTGAGGTTGAATACACCGGGGCGATGGACTACGACCTGTTTGCCGAAGCCGTTGGCGACGGTCCAATTGCCGATAGCCAAGGACCCATTCCAACTCAAAAACTGAACCTTTCCTTACCAGTTATTCAATGAAACTAACCCGCTACGGAACCGATGTCATCATCGGATCGTTCTTGATTGCCGATGCCTTGATTATCGGCGGATACTTTGTGCCGATCCCCCTGCTCAGCATCGTGATGATGGCCCTTGGGGTGTTCCTGCTGCTGTTCACCATCTGGTTTTTCCGCGACCCCGACCGCACGGTTCCGGCTGGGATTGACGACGGAACCGTCCTCTCCACCGCCGATGGCAAAGTTGTGGTGGTCCAAGACATTATTGATAACGAGTATCACAACGGCCCGGCAAAGCAGGTCTCCATCTTCCTTTCGCCGTTGAACGTTCACGTCAACCGCCACCCGATTAGCGGGGAGATTGACCACTACCGCTACGTGAAAGGGGAATACCTTGTGGCCTTCCACGACAAAGCGTCGGAGCTGAACGAGCGGACCCACATCGGCGTGCGGAACGGGCGCATTCGGGTGCTGCACAAGCAGATTGCTGGCGCGGTTGCGCGGCGAATCGTCTGCAACCTGAAGGTTGGCGACAGCGTGAAGATTGGGGAACGGTTCGGAATGATAAAGTTCGGCAGCCGCGTGGACCTGGTGGTTCCGCCGGAAGCCGTAGTCCATGTGAAACTGGGGGACATTGTGGTTGCCGGGGAAACGGTCATCTTCACAATGCCGTAACCGAGGGCGCAGGGGGTTGTTTTTTCTGCTGAAAACTGATAGCTGGGACCCAGCAACTGACAAGCCCCGCACTTCCCTATATTTGCCGCCGAAGATTTTGCAAGTCGGTGAAGGTGACCGGAAGCGATCACCCTCCCATTCGTACACCAACAGGAACGTCCATTCCGTGCCGATCCGCGTTACCCGCTCGGTGATCCCGAGCCTCTTTACTTCCATGAACCTCTTCAGCGGCTTCTTCGCCATGGTGAAGTCAACCGAAGGGGAGTTTATGGCGGCGGCATGGCTGATTGTTCTTGCCGGGGTATTCGATGCCCTTGATGGCGCAATGGCACGCCTGACAAAATCAAGCTCAGAGTTTGGCGTGGAGCTTGACTCGCTGGCCGATGTCGTCAGCTTTGGGGCGGCGCCGGCGTTCATGCTGTACATGGCGTTTTTCCACAAGTGGGAAACCACCGGGGTGCTGTTGGCGGCGCTTCCGGCAATCTGCGGGGCCATTCGGTTGGCGCGATTTAACGTGCAGCTTACCGGGTTCGATAAAGATTACTTCATGGGGCTTCCAATCCCCTCGGCAGCGGTGACGCTTATCAGCTACCTTGTCTTCTTCCACCTCCCTGCCGATAGCTACTTCCCCCCGGGGGCAATTAAAGATGAGGCAATGGCGGTTCTGACCGTTGGGATTTCGTTGTTGATGGTCAGCACCATCCGCTACGACACCATCCCCAAGCCATCGAAGCGAACATTCCAGAAGCACCCGATCAAGACCACGGCGTTTATGACGGGGCTGGTGGTGGCAGCCGTCACAAAAGGGGAGGCGATTTTTCCGCTGATGGCGTTGTACCTTCTGTACGGCATCATCCGCCACATCATCATCCTGATCCGCACCCGCAACGACGACGAAGACGACACGCTGGAAGGATCGGAACCCACGCCGTTTGATATCTAAGCACGCTGCCGGAATTTGGGAGCACACGGCGCAGCAATCGCCTTCAACTTGCCGCAGCGGAACCGAACCGAACGGCGCGGCACAAACCCGCGGGCAATTACGTTCCCACAAAGAACGTCAGCCGGAAACGGAAAGCAACCCAGCAAACAACAACAGCCGGAACAACCGGTGGAAACTTCATAGAAAGGTGATACCATGATGGGACTTGGATCAACAGAAATCATTGTGATCGTCTTGATCATCCTGATCCTGTTCGGCGGCAAAAAAATCCCGGAACTGATGCGCGGGCTTGGAAGCGGGGTGAAGGAGTTCAAGAAAGCAACCAACGGCGACGATGAAAGCGACCGCAGAATAGAGGACCGCCGATACGACGACCAACGCCGATTGGAGGACCGCCGATACGACGACCAGCGCCAACCCGCTGCCGATCGCCAGTACGAAGAGCGCCGCCCGTAACCCCCACAGTAACCGACTACCTTGCTTGATGATAACGGCCTTCCGCCGTTGTCACAGGAGACTTACGATGTTCGATATCGGTGGACAGGAACTGCTCCTTATTCTGATCGTCGTCCTGATGCTGTTTGGACCGAAGAAATTGCCGGAGCTGATGCAGAGCTTTGGCAAAGGGGTTCGCGAATTTCGGCGCGCCCAGCAGCAGTTCAACGATCACATCAACACGGCGTTCCGCGAAGAAGAGCAGCGCCAGCGTTCCGCACAATCATCCCCTCCACCGGCCACAATCGCACGCCCGGGAAGCAACCCGTACAAGCGCGAAGAACCCGCAGCAGCACTGGCCGAAGGGGAACAACAACCCGCAGAACATCCTGCCGAACCCGCGCCCCCGGCAATCAGCGAGTCGGCTCCGTTCGCGCCATCCGGGCTGCACCCGCAGGACCCGGCGACCACAGCCACAAACGGCACAACAGTAACTCCGAAATTCCCGATAGAATGACCGCAGAATCGTACCGTGAACTCCGGCGGCGACTTGATGCAGGGGAAACCACCTGCGCCCAGATCGTCGCCGATTCGTTTGATGCCATCCAGCACCGAAGCGCGCTGAACGCCTTCCTTGCCCCGCTTCCAACCGAAGCCGCCCAACGCGCCGCCGACGTTGATGCACGGCTTCGCTCCGGAACCGCCGGCCGCCTTGCCGGAATGACCGTAGCCCTAAAGGATAACATCGCCCTGAAGGATGCGCAGCTTACCTGCGGATCCAAAATTCTTACCGGCTTCACCTCGCTCTACTCCGCCACAGCGGTCGAGCGGCTGTTGGCCCAGGATGCGATCATCGTCGGCAAAACGAACATGGATGAGTTCGCGATGGGCTCATCGAACGAGACATCCTTTTTTGGCCCGGCATTCCACCCGCTGGATTCCAGCCGCGTCCCGGGCGGTTCTTCCGGCGGATCGGGGATTGCCGTGGCCGCAGGAATGGCCCATTGCTCGCTTGGTTCAGAAACGGGTGGATCGGTCCGCCAGCCGGCAGCGTTTTTGGGGGTTGTTGGGGTGAAGCCCACCTACGGCCGCGTCAGCCGCTACGGGCTGGTGGCGTTTGCGTCGTCGCTGGACCAGATAAGCCCTTTTGCGCGGAATGTTCACGATGCCGCGCTCATCACCGAAGTGATTGCCGGCCACGATCCGAACGACACCACCTCAAGCCAAGAAGCCGTTGGCAGCTACACCGAAGGGCTGGACTATGCCGACGTTCGCGGAATGAAGATTGGCCTGCCAAGCGAATATTTTATTGATGGAATGGACGAAGCCGTGGTGCGCCGAATGAGCGAGCTACGCGCACGGCTGGAAGAGGGCGGAGCGGAGATTGTGGAGATCAGCCTTCCCCACACGAAGTACACCATCCCTTGCTACTACGTCATCGCCACTGCCGAGGCAAGCTCCAACCTTGCCCGGTTCGACGGCGCACGCTACGGATACCGCTCGCCCAATGCCGAGACGTTGGAGGAGATGTATGAGCTAAGCCGCACCGAAGGTTTCGGGACCGAAGTGAAGCGGCGGATTATGCTTGGCACGTTCGTCCTTTCCAGCGGTTTCTACGATGCCTACTACCGCAAAGCCCAGCAGGTCCGCCGATTGCTCCACCGCGACATGGCCCAAGCATTTGCGCAGGTTGACCTGATCCTTGCCCCCACCACTCCAACGCCAGCGTTCCGGCTTGGCGAGAAGACCAGCGACCCGATTTCAATGTATCTGAGCGACATCTTCACCGCCGCCGCAAACTTGACCGGGGTTCCCGCAATCTCCTTCCCCATTGGAACGGACGATTCCGGTTTGCCAATCGGCGCGCAGTTCATGGCTCCGCATTTCCAAGAAGCCAAAATGTTCGCCGGCGCTGCGTGGGTCGAGCGGGCGATCGGGTAAGAGTTAAAGGTGTAGCGGCCCCGATGAATCGGGGCCGCGTGGTACATGGGGATGATGTTGAAGGCTAATCCCCCCCCGACACAAGCAATCACAACAAGAACTCTTGCAAATGGCTTGCACCTGCATTACTTTTGCCGCTGATGAAATCCCGCTGTGATGATCTGGACGACCTTCTCCGCTCGCAAGGCTTGCGAAGCACCGGTGCGCGGCGAAGCGTCTATCTGGCGTTGCAATCTTCCACCACTCCCCTTTCCGCTGCGCAGATTGATGAAGCGTTAAGCACCACCGGAGTAGCGATTGACCTGGTGACGGTCTATCGAACGTTGGAGACGCTGGAGCGTTGCCACCTTATCATGCGGGTTGAGAGGATGAAAGAAGGGTGGCGGTATGCCATCCGCTCGAAGCACCACCACCACAGCATTGTCTGTTCGGTGTGTGGCAGCGCAAGCCCGCTGGAGCAATGCCAGCTTTCGCGGCTGGAGCGCACGCTTGAGCAGTCCACCGGCTTCAGCAACATTCGCCACTCGCTGCAATTTTTCGGGACCTGCCCCGATTGCCAAGAACCGAACACCGAAACTCCATAATCAACGCCCCCACCTGCTTCACCAATGGCCCATACGCACGCACATACCGCATCGCGCACTTCGCAACTTCTTGGCCGGCTTGGGTTGTCGGCCAGCACCATCTGCGCCATTCATTGCATGGCAATGCCGTTCTTGCTTGGCGTGTTGCCAACGTTGGGACTGGGATTTTTGGCAAGCGGATGGTTCGAGCTTGCAATGATTGGAATCTCGGTGGTGCTGGGGGCAATCACGCTTGGGACCTCCTACCGCCTGCATCAAAAGATCAACCCGATTGTACTGCTTACGTCGGGGGTGGTGGTTCTGCTGTTCAACTTTTTTGGGCACGAATCCCACAGTGAGCTTGCCGAAACGCTCCACCCATACATTGCTGGCTTTGGGGCGATGATGATTGCCACCAGCTACTACATCAACAACCGGCTTTGCAAAGCGTGCGAACGCTGCGAACACGATCACGCCCACTAACCACAGAACGCGCAACCCGCCTTCTGCTCCCTGCGCTTCTTTGCTGCTCGTTCCTGTTTGGCGGCTGCCCAGCAACCCGTGTGGAGCGAACCGTGGTGGCCAAAAGTGGCGCGGGCACAACCGCAACCGAGCGGGAAACATTGCGCCGAACCTACGCCCAACCAGACCTTCCAGAGGAACGCCGATTGCTGTTGCAAGAAGCTGAATCGTGGATTGGCACCCCCTACCGCTACGCCGGAACCACCCGCAGCGGGGTTGATTGCTCCGGCTTTGTTTGCACTCTGTTCTCCACCCTTCCCCAGAAACTTTCCCAGAAACTTCCGCAGCAACTTCCTCGGAACTCCGCAAGCCAGGCCACGGTTGGCGAAGCAATCAGCCTTCGGGATGCGGAGGCGGGCGATTTGGTCTTTTTCAACACGTCGGGAAGTGGCGTCTCCCACGTTGGAATCTACATTGCCGACAACATGTTTATTCACGCCAGCACCTCCATCGGCGTGACGATCAACAGCCTTGCCGAAGAGTACTACCGGAAGCGGTTCGTCTCGGTCCGGCGGGTGTTGCCGTAGCGTTTTTTTGATCTTGATGTTCAATCTCCATCTCGGCCTCAACATCTAGATCCTTCGGCTTCCCGTAGTGGCAAGTGCAACCTTAAATCACAAAACCGAATGGAGACACGCACCATGGGAAACGCAGTTGAAAACTTAAAGAAGGCTCATCAAGCTTTTTCGGAAATGCGGCTTGCCGACTCGGCTTCGCTGCTGGCAGCAAATGCGACTTTTACCGACCACGGCAGAAACCAAAAGACAGATTCACGAGAGGAATTCCAGGGCTGGTTGGGGCAGCACTTTGCAATGGCCTCAAATGTGCGAATTGAAGATGCCCAGTACGTGGAAATGGGGAATACCGTGGTGGCCCAATTCCGCGCCGTTGGCAACCAAGATGGAGCATTGGGTCCCTTCCCTCCCACCGGAAAACCGTTCACTCTGGATGTTTGCGAAGTTTGGACATTCAATGAAGAAGGCCAGGCAATCGAAGGCCATAACTACTCCGATGGCTTAGGGCTGTTGGGGCAGTTGGGTCATATCTCCATGGGGGAATAGCACGCAGCCGCGCCCCCGTTTTTTCATTCGTTTCTGATGCACCACTGGGCATTCCGATGCAGGAATGCCCAGTGGTTTTTTTGTGAACTTGGCTCACCCACTGGCAGCCGGCGGCAGTCGCCATGGTATAAATTCTTCTGATTGCCGAATTCCCCGCCCATCGTTCAACCTTTTTTTCCCATTTTTGAGCCGGTCCCATGAATAACGTCTGAACGAACCTCCATGCGTCGCTTTCTTCTGATTTTCTTCGGTGTGCTGCTTGGCAGTGCCTCGCTGCTGGCCCTCTATATTGTGGTGGATTTCGACCCCGATGACACCAGCCCCGTCGTTGAGGGGGCAAGCTGGATGTCGCGGTTCGAGGCCGCTGCACGCGCACGCGCCGGTGCCGACTACGCCACGCTGAACGATCCCCGCAAACTGAAAACGCTTGGCGATCTGATTGGCTCCGGCGAGTCCGATGCCGTGCGCGAAGTTGCCCTGTATAAACTTCGGGAACTCCCCGACAAAGAAGGGGTGTTGGCGGTGCTGCGCCGCAACCAATCGCGGCTTACTCCGGACCAGTTCGAGGTGGCAATCGCCACGGCAACCAAACTTGGAACGCCAAAATCGAAGGCCTGGCTCGACTCACTCTACAAAGCCCTTGATGCCGACCCCGCCGCCCACATCCCGCTGGGCGGATACCGGATGACCAGCCTTCTGCTTTCGGTTGCCGATGCCGATCTGGTGGCCAGCTTCAACGAGCAAAGCCGCAACGCCGCCGATTACTCGCTGAGCAAATCTTCCGAAATCACCTGCTTCTTCCCTCGCGATCCCGATTACTTTGTTGCCCTCCCCAATGCCGACGATGTGATTGAGCATTTCGGCGAATCGAAATTCGTGAAAACGCTGGATGGCTCCCCCGTCCCTGGCGATGTCTGGGCGTTGCCGATTCTTCGGACCATCTCCGCGCTCCGCAATCGGCTTACCGATGAGTTCGGATTCATGGGCCAATATTTCTCGCCGGAGATGATGTTCCGCGACAACCTTCTGCTTGGCCGCTACGGCAACGATTACCTGATCGCAGCCTTCAAGGATAAGAACGTCACCGTGGCCGAGACGATGATGAAGATATTCGAGGCACTTGGTGGAGATTTTGGAGTGAAGCGGTGGGACGTTGCGGGGGTGACGGTGAGTTCGGTGATGAACCGCAAAACCGGGAAGTCGCTGGCATACGCCACTCCGGAAGGATACTTCGTTGTGGCCACCGACTCCGCGCTGATCTCGCGGGCGTTACGCACCTTCGGCAACGACCGCACCGCCTCGTTGGGAAACGACCCCCTGTTCAACCAGCACTACCTTGCGGTGGACCAGTCTGGGGAACGGGATGTGATGTTTGCGTGGTTCAATCCAACCCGCTATTTCGACATGATCGGCACGGACCGGCAATCGGCGCGGCGGCTTGCAATCGTGGCCCGGGCGCTTGGGAAACCGATCAACGAACCAGCGTCGGAATCGGGAACGTTTGCGGCAATGGGCCAAGTCCCCGGGGCAATTGGAAGCGCGATGGTCAGCGGGGAAACAAGCGAGAAACTCTGGAAATACATTGTGGATGTTCGCTCGGTCGGGAAAAATCCGCTCGACTCGCTGGCACGCCTTAGCAACATCAACGTTGGCAAGCAGATTATCCCCTACCTAAGCGGGACCGCAGCCGTGGGATATTTTGGGTTGGATTATCTGCGCGAGCAATTCAACTACTCCAACACCGGATTCAACACCCTGATTGCCGTGCCGCTGCGCAACGCCCCGGCCCGGTTCGACTCCACGCTTGGCATCTTCTTTGGCCGAATCACCTCGCTGAGCTATCGCCAGGAGCCGCTGGGCGCGGGCAAGAACCGCCTGTTCCTTGCCCGCGACACGGTGACGGACGACAGCCTTCTTCTTGCCCGGAAATTTCAGCCAAGTTTTGCGGTGATTGATGGCCGCATCCTGTTGGTTTCCACCACTCCGGACCTTCTGCAACGTGCGGCTCCGGTGTTTGCGCGCACCTGGTCCGGCGCGGCTGCCCAGGGTGAGTACATCGTTGGGCAGATCGCCGTTGACTCGTTCGCGGTGAATGCTGCGGCCTATCTGCGCGGGCACTTGCTCCGCACCGACCGCTACGCCCCGGAGGAGATTGCCGAACGGCTGAACCCGCTAAGCAACGCGCTTTCGCTGTACCAACGGCTGGAATGGAAGTTCAAAACGGAGGATGGGTTGCGCGTTGGCCAAGCACGGTTAGTGGCCAAACGGTAACTCCATTTTTTTGCAGCTGACACCTTCCCCCATGGAGCAACGATGAGTTCAACAACGGCAGCCACAAAACGGGCACTGATTGGATTAATTGCCGGCGCGATAGCGGTGGTGGCGGGAATCTGGGGCTACCAAAAACTGGATGCCAGCGTCCACGATTACGACGTCACCATCACCCCGCCGGTCCTGAATGCCGATGGAGCTTCGTCGGCAATGTTGGAAATCCGGCTGATCTCGCGATTCGGGAATTCGCTGAATGTTGGGGTGCTTCCGCACGCGCCAACGGTGAAGATTGTTGAGGGGAAGGAGTTGGTGAAAGTGATACCGATGGGGGATTCGCTGCGGTACCGGCTGGTGGCGCAGTTCCAAACGGGGGATGTTGTGGTGCGGGTAAACATCTACGGCGTGCCGGCACCAATCGAAGCCAAACTCCATCTTACCCCCTCCCTTGCCGACGCGAACCGCAACGGCTACCCCGACGTGATGGACCTTTCCAGCCAAAGCGACCGCGAGTCGTTCCGCCGCTGGTTCACCATGATTGCCGCCGGGCAGCTAACCCACCTTGACGACCGCTGGCACGACCGCGACTGCGCCGGGCTGCTTCGCTACTGCTACCGCGAGGCACTGAAACGCCACGACAACGCCTGGCTTGCCAGCCGCCGCTACCTTCGCGACCCCTCCATTCCCGATGTGCGGAAATACAACTACCCGAACGTGCCGTTTGTGGGGACCAAGGTGTTCCGCGCCGGGCGGCGTGAGGAAGGGATTGTTCGGCAGGCATCCGCCGCGCCAACGCAGCATCAGCAACGCGGGGTGCTGGCGGAGTTTTCGGAGTTCGCCGAAGCTGCGCGATTGAAGGATAATTCGCTGGCGTTCGTTGGGCGTGCTGCTTCCGACGCGCTTCCAGGCGATGTGCTTTTCTACCTGAACGACACCGAAAGCGATTGGCCCTACCACACGATGGTATGGCTGGGAAACGGGATGACCATCTACCACACCGGGCCGGATGGAACCAACCCCGGCATCGTCAAGAAACTTTCGCTGGGGCAGCTTCGCCAGCATCCCAATCCCCGCTGGCATCCGATTGAGGGGAACCCCTACTTCCTCGGGTTTTACCGCTGGCGGATTCTGATGTGATGGTTCAGCCTTCGGCTCCATCACTCACACCGGTAGCCGAAGGTCTTTAGCCTTCGGCGTCATCCCCCACTCGGCAGGCTAAAGACCTGTTATCAATCCCGACGGAGGTCGGGGCCGCTACCTCTTTTCATCACACGAACTCCGCCACGGCTTGCATCGGGAGCAATCCGGCTTGGAATCCTCGGTCAAAAATTTCTTGAACGGCGCGGCGCGATTCGGGGGAGTACTGGTGGGTTTCTTCGTTGGCGTACATGGCCAGATAGCGATCCAGCAGCTCCGGCGTGGCAACCTCATCGGGGCGGTGGATGTGGGTGATAAGGAATTCGATCATCTGGCTGCGGTGGTCCAGCGCCCAACGGATGGAGCGTTGCAGCACGCGGCTTGCCCGCTCAATCACCCCAGCCCCCACTGCGCGGCGAATCACGTTTGCCCCCAACGGCAACGGCAGCCCGGTCTGGCCCATCCACCATTCTCCCAGGTCAACAATTTTATGAAGGCCGTGCTGCTGGTAGGTCAGCCGCCCCTCGTGGATGATGATTCCCGCGCCAACCCCGCAAGCGGTTACTGCCTCGAAGATCGCCTCGTACGGGGTGATTGGGACCGTGGTCATGCGGGCGTTTGGGGCAATCAGGCGGGTGATAAGGTGGGCGGTGGTTCGCGCCCCCGGGGTGGCAATCAGTTTGGAATCGAGCGCGTCCAGCGGGAACGGCTGCTGGGCAACAATCACCGGGCCATATCCAACCCCAACCGAGCCGCCATGGCCGAACATCACAAAGCGGTCGGCAAAGTAAGGATAGGCCGCAACGGACACTGCCGAGATATCAACCTGGCCACGGTCGGCCATATCGTTCAGCTGCTGGGTGTCGCTGGTGACGGGAAGGAATCGCAGCCCTTCGGTATCAATCAGCCCTTCGATTGCTGCGCGGAACATGAACGCATCGTCGGCATCGGGGCTGTAGGCAAGGCGTAGCTCGGTGGTTGTGGTCACAGGCTGTAGGAATCAATGATAAGGGCTTCGCGGATGTTGCGGGTTAGGCGAAGCAGGCGGGAAAAATCGGAAAGAAGGAGGGCCTGCGAAGCGTCGCTGCGTGCCGAAGCGGGGTCGTTGTGGACCTCCACAATCATTCCATCCAGCCCCGCAGCAATTCCGGCAAGCGCGCCCTGGACCACAAGGCTGCGGCGGCCAGCGGCATGGCTTGGGTCAACGATTACCGGCATCTTCGTCCGCTCCTTCAGGGCCGCCGCGCCAAGCACATCCAACGTGTTGCGGGTGATTGACTCGAAGGTGCGGATCCCACGTTCGCAAAACACCACCACCGGCGCGCCGGCAACCAGAAGATGTTCGCCAGCGCCAATCCATTCCTCCACCGTGGCCGACATTCCCCGCTTCAGCAGGACCGGAAGGCGGCTTGCGCCAGCTTCCTTCAGCAGTGGAAAATTTTGCATCGAGCGGGTTCCAATCTGGATCATGGCAACGTGCTGGGCGGCGAACTCAACATCACGCGGGTCCACAACTTCGCTGACCAACTGCAGCCCGTAATCGCGGGCAACGTCGCTGGCAATGGCCAATCCGTTCTTCCCTTTCCCCTGGAAATCGTGGGGCGAGGTGCGCGGCTTGTAGGCTCCGCCCCGCACAAACCGCAGCCCTTCGTTGGCCAGATACTCATAGACCGTGGCAATCTGCTCCTCCGTCTCGATTCCGCAGGGGCCGGCAATCACTGTAAGCCCTTCCACGCCGGACTCAAGGTTCATGGCGGGGGCGGCATGGGCCACGCGCTCGTTTTTGTCGCTGGCCTGCTGCACACCATCCACCCCCGGAAAGGCGCGGTAGTCGTCAAGGTGGACATCGTCCGAGGGGTCGCTGACGATGAACATGGTGCGGTCCCCCTCAAGCACCGTCACCCCGGCGGCCCCGGCCGAAACCAACGCGCGCCGGACCGCAGCAATCTGCAGCGGGGTGGCTGTTGCGGAGAAAAGAATGGATTTCATAAATGGTCGTTTCCAAGAGTTGTGGGTGGCTGCGTTGCGCCGCCGCCGATTTCCGCATCTACCTCAGCAGCACATCCACCAGCACAGCAACGGCGAACAGGACGCTGACGTAACCGTTCAAATTGAAGAACGCAAGGTCAATTTTTGTGAGGTCTCCGTTGCGAAGAAGCCACGCTTCCCACGCCAGAATCGCCGCAACCCCGGCAATGCCAACGTAAAACAACGCCCCCACCCCAGCCGTAACGCCGAACATCACAAAGCACGCCACCGCCGCCGCATGAACAACGCGAACCAAGCGGATAGCAGGCATTGCGCCAAGCCGGGCCGGGATAGATTGAAGATTGTTTGCGCGGTCGAACGCTTCGTCCTGGCAGGAATAGTAGATGTCGAAACCGGCGGTCCAAAGCGCGACCCCGATGCACAGAAGGATTGGCGGCCAGGCAAACGCGCCGGTCAGG encodes:
- the rimO gene encoding 30S ribosomal protein S12 methylthiotransferase RimO; amino-acid sequence: MTTPTKTVNVLTLGCSKNTVDSETLMGLLRKNNITLADEADGADAVIINTCGFIDVAKEESVNTILQAAAMKREGRIGKLYVAGCLSQRYMDDLEEEIPEVDAYFGVTDFTNILRTISPNLKYDLISDRYVPPGTRSAYLKISEGCNNPCSFCAIPLMRGGHGSRPMEEILIEANHLAMNGVRELVVVAQDSTYYGLDLYGERRLATLLEKLAQVRGIEWIRLMYAYPSRFPLDILPVIASQPTICKYIDMPVQHVADPVLKSMRRGHTRRALRELIGKIRQAVPGITLRTTLIIGYPNEGETEFQELLDFVAETEFDRLGVFAYSQEENTTAHPLGDPIPAEVKQERIDRVMQLQREISAKKNELLVGKRERVFVESATEGEYICRSERDAPEVDGEVYVTSHFPLQPGDFVEVEYTGAMDYDLFAEAVGDGPIADSQGPIPTQKLNLSLPVIQ
- a CDS encoding phosphatidylserine decarboxylase family protein translates to MKLTRYGTDVIIGSFLIADALIIGGYFVPIPLLSIVMMALGVFLLLFTIWFFRDPDRTVPAGIDDGTVLSTADGKVVVVQDIIDNEYHNGPAKQVSIFLSPLNVHVNRHPISGEIDHYRYVKGEYLVAFHDKASELNERTHIGVRNGRIRVLHKQIAGAVARRIVCNLKVGDSVKIGERFGMIKFGSRVDLVVPPEAVVHVKLGDIVVAGETVIFTMP
- the pssA gene encoding CDP-diacylglycerol--serine O-phosphatidyltransferase, with the translated sequence MPIRVTRSVIPSLFTSMNLFSGFFAMVKSTEGEFMAAAWLIVLAGVFDALDGAMARLTKSSSEFGVELDSLADVVSFGAAPAFMLYMAFFHKWETTGVLLAALPAICGAIRLARFNVQLTGFDKDYFMGLPIPSAAVTLISYLVFFHLPADSYFPPGAIKDEAMAVLTVGISLLMVSTIRYDTIPKPSKRTFQKHPIKTTAFMTGLVVAAVTKGEAIFPLMALYLLYGIIRHIIILIRTRNDDEDDTLEGSEPTPFDI
- a CDS encoding twin-arginine translocase TatA/TatE family subunit; this encodes MMGLGSTEIIVIVLIILILFGGKKIPELMRGLGSGVKEFKKATNGDDESDRRIEDRRYDDQRRLEDRRYDDQRQPAADRQYEERRP
- the tatA gene encoding twin-arginine translocase TatA/TatE family subunit translates to MFDIGGQELLLILIVVLMLFGPKKLPELMQSFGKGVREFRRAQQQFNDHINTAFREEEQRQRSAQSSPPPATIARPGSNPYKREEPAAALAEGEQQPAEHPAEPAPPAISESAPFAPSGLHPQDPATTATNGTTVTPKFPIE
- the gatA gene encoding Asp-tRNA(Asn)/Glu-tRNA(Gln) amidotransferase subunit GatA, which gives rise to MTAESYRELRRRLDAGETTCAQIVADSFDAIQHRSALNAFLAPLPTEAAQRAADVDARLRSGTAGRLAGMTVALKDNIALKDAQLTCGSKILTGFTSLYSATAVERLLAQDAIIVGKTNMDEFAMGSSNETSFFGPAFHPLDSSRVPGGSSGGSGIAVAAGMAHCSLGSETGGSVRQPAAFLGVVGVKPTYGRVSRYGLVAFASSLDQISPFARNVHDAALITEVIAGHDPNDTTSSQEAVGSYTEGLDYADVRGMKIGLPSEYFIDGMDEAVVRRMSELRARLEEGGAEIVEISLPHTKYTIPCYYVIATAEASSNLARFDGARYGYRSPNAETLEEMYELSRTEGFGTEVKRRIMLGTFVLSSGFYDAYYRKAQQVRRLLHRDMAQAFAQVDLILAPTTPTPAFRLGEKTSDPISMYLSDIFTAAANLTGVPAISFPIGTDDSGLPIGAQFMAPHFQEAKMFAGAAWVERAIG
- a CDS encoding transcriptional repressor, with the protein product MKSRCDDLDDLLRSQGLRSTGARRSVYLALQSSTTPLSAAQIDEALSTTGVAIDLVTVYRTLETLERCHLIMRVERMKEGWRYAIRSKHHHHSIVCSVCGSASPLEQCQLSRLERTLEQSTGFSNIRHSLQFFGTCPDCQEPNTETP
- a CDS encoding MerC domain-containing protein yields the protein MAHTHAHTASRTSQLLGRLGLSASTICAIHCMAMPFLLGVLPTLGLGFLASGWFELAMIGISVVLGAITLGTSYRLHQKINPIVLLTSGVVVLLFNFFGHESHSELAETLHPYIAGFGAMMIATSYYINNRLCKACERCEHDHAH